From Candidatus Poribacteria bacterium, one genomic window encodes:
- a CDS encoding aspartyl protease family protein — protein MKHTTKIQLANRKDQFLAEAGIIKLEDIRQVTIEDAIVDTGATGLSLPKPIIEQLGLTPVRSRRAQTTNGIVTRTVYSDVRYTVLERDGTIEVADLPAELPVLVGHMVLEYLDLCLDIRKGLIYNPDHDDEWIEDQL, from the coding sequence ATGAAACACACAACAAAAATTCAACTCGCAAATCGAAAAGATCAGTTTTTAGCAGAAGCCGGTATTATCAAACTTGAGGATATTCGGCAAGTGACCATTGAAGACGCAATCGTTGATACCGGTGCGACTGGGTTGTCTTTACCGAAACCTATTATTGAACAACTCGGCTTGACACCTGTTAGAAGTAGAAGGGCACAGACGACCAACGGGATCGTAACGCGGACAGTTTATTCAGATGTCCGGTATACCGTCTTAGAACGCGACGGGACAATAGAAGTCGCGGATCTACCCGCCGAGTTACCTGTCCTTGTCGGACACATGGTACTGGAATACCTGGATCTCTGTCTTGACATCAGAAAAGGCCTTATCTATAATCCAGACCACGACGATGAATGGATTGAAGACCAGCTCTAA
- a CDS encoding type II toxin-antitoxin system HicB family antitoxin, with the protein MANHFNDKQQKEENLMTHTYTALIQQRGAWWVGRIQEIPSVNCQERTRDELLDTLKITLGEMLEINEKEAISLVENGYQAVAIQI; encoded by the coding sequence ATGGCAAATCATTTTAACGATAAACAACAAAAAGAGGAAAACCTCATGACACATACTTACACTGCCCTCATTCAACAACGCGGAGCGTGGTGGGTCGGTCGGATCCAGGAGATCCCCAGCGTAAATTGTCAAGAAAGAACGCGCGATGAATTGCTGGATACCCTGAAAATCACTCTCGGTGAAATGCTGGAAATCAACGAAAAGGAAGCCATCAGCCTTGTTGAGAATGGGTATCAGGCAGTCGCAATCCAAATATGA